A window of Oceaniferula marina contains these coding sequences:
- a CDS encoding PEP-CTERM sorting domain-containing protein, translated as MKTKHLFMTTCAALVTSAAVQAATSVTNWKTWNNDTTVSSGLNTDSPTFGNGTSNNADGLWYAGKFGSAVTLGIGDTLTVSAIINLTGGNHDTGDNDFRLGIFNDGGQFDANSGENWSAGYMLVPGTDLFQIRTNGAFISTATNAVDLNATKINNGLFRGNHVEDYVFSMSITRDSATTVDIVSSLTRNDSIYEKLYTENDRATSNFTFTAMGGSFGGNLNLDQGSYSNAQYEVTSVPEPSAAALLSFGGVALMMRRRK; from the coding sequence ATGAAAACAAAGCATCTATTCATGACAACGTGTGCTGCGCTCGTTACTTCGGCTGCAGTTCAGGCCGCCACTTCGGTGACAAACTGGAAGACTTGGAATAATGATACGACCGTCAGTTCGGGCCTGAATACTGACAGTCCTACGTTTGGCAATGGAACATCCAACAATGCCGATGGCTTATGGTATGCGGGTAAGTTTGGATCGGCGGTAACACTCGGCATTGGAGACACCCTCACGGTTTCAGCCATCATCAATTTAACGGGAGGAAATCATGATACCGGGGATAATGACTTCCGCTTGGGAATCTTTAACGATGGTGGACAGTTTGATGCGAATAGCGGGGAGAACTGGTCTGCAGGTTACATGCTGGTTCCAGGGACAGATCTATTTCAGATACGCACCAACGGAGCATTTATTTCCACGGCAACAAATGCAGTCGACCTTAATGCCACGAAAATAAACAACGGACTTTTTAGAGGAAACCATGTTGAAGATTACGTGTTTAGCATGTCCATTACGCGAGACTCAGCAACGACCGTCGATATCGTTTCAAGTTTAACGAGAAACGACAGTATATATGAGAAACTCTATACAGAAAACGACCGGGCAACTTCAAATTTCACCTTCACTGCCATGGGTGGATCTTTTGGAGGCAACCTCAATCTTGATCAGGGTTCTTACTCCAATGCCCAATACGAAGTGACAAGCGTTCCTGAGCCAAGCGCAGCTGCGCTTCTGAGTTTTGGTGGAGTCGCATTGATGATGCGACGTCGTAAATAA
- a CDS encoding LamG-like jellyroll fold domain-containing protein, whose translation MSNQQQPRLISLDQVEKIIQDLEDGVISDRDLMWLKENIKSNPDVRSLYFQHMELVALLKRDVQIRDDLGSIPVSAVRLGMERRKMAVTSLVVGLAAILLLSFGFFLFHVSNRQVQEPTWVLMEQSGDALCTVTTSDGEMRPNGQLLPGDSIQIEQGLVKFLFPSGVEALIEGPSDLKLIAKTELSMQRGAAWFRVPEAGHGFTVTTDRAQIIDLGTEFGLRFDGDEKLQVHVNQGKVRVEPALQAMEQIELKQNQAMAFNIYGQGESIKAEPSLFRRTFTDSMPYLHWSFDHQNQGRFAADGTIPGAAGFGASLQRLHSRTKRIDAPKYETAGRFGSALALHGDGVYAASAFAGIGENAPRSVAAWIRHRKNCERHNITPYCAWGVRKKGKLWQISFSDEGRLKTSLMERPFETIQAQDTMQQEWVHIAVVYTGRVDDDGFPEIYHYLNGKRQAVSKPDELCKMKTDNFTKSALPVRFGASLGPGADSRTLDADMDELYLFRGILSEKQIQQLMKTNHLDFFLD comes from the coding sequence ATGAGCAATCAACAACAACCTCGATTGATTAGTTTGGATCAAGTGGAAAAGATCATTCAGGATCTAGAGGATGGTGTGATCTCGGATCGCGATCTGATGTGGCTTAAGGAAAACATCAAAAGTAATCCCGATGTCCGGAGTTTGTATTTCCAGCACATGGAATTGGTTGCTTTGCTGAAGAGGGATGTTCAGATCAGGGATGATTTAGGGAGTATCCCTGTAAGCGCGGTTCGTTTGGGAATGGAAAGGCGTAAAATGGCCGTGACATCCTTGGTGGTGGGACTGGCTGCGATTCTCTTACTCAGCTTTGGTTTTTTTCTCTTTCACGTTAGCAATCGACAAGTGCAGGAACCTACATGGGTCCTGATGGAACAATCGGGAGATGCCCTGTGTACTGTTACGACAAGCGACGGGGAAATGCGCCCGAACGGGCAATTGCTTCCAGGTGACTCGATTCAGATCGAGCAGGGGCTGGTTAAATTTTTATTTCCATCGGGTGTTGAGGCGCTGATTGAAGGGCCCTCGGATCTTAAGCTGATTGCCAAGACTGAACTTTCCATGCAACGGGGCGCCGCTTGGTTTCGGGTGCCGGAAGCGGGGCATGGATTTACGGTGACAACGGACCGTGCCCAAATCATCGATTTAGGAACAGAATTTGGTTTGAGATTTGATGGTGACGAAAAGCTTCAAGTGCATGTGAATCAAGGGAAGGTTCGAGTGGAGCCTGCGCTACAGGCAATGGAACAGATCGAGTTGAAGCAGAATCAGGCGATGGCCTTTAATATTTATGGCCAGGGTGAATCGATCAAGGCTGAGCCCAGTTTGTTTAGGAGAACATTCACCGATTCCATGCCCTATCTGCATTGGTCGTTTGATCATCAAAACCAGGGGAGGTTTGCGGCGGATGGGACCATTCCTGGTGCTGCGGGGTTTGGAGCAAGCTTACAGCGCTTGCATTCCCGGACGAAGCGCATTGATGCACCCAAGTATGAAACAGCAGGTCGTTTTGGCTCGGCCTTGGCATTGCATGGGGACGGCGTCTATGCCGCGTCCGCTTTTGCTGGTATTGGCGAAAATGCACCGAGAAGCGTAGCGGCATGGATTCGACACCGGAAAAATTGTGAGCGTCACAATATCACGCCATACTGCGCATGGGGGGTGCGTAAGAAGGGCAAGTTATGGCAGATCAGCTTCAGTGACGAAGGCAGGCTTAAAACATCACTCATGGAGCGCCCATTTGAAACGATTCAGGCGCAAGACACCATGCAACAGGAATGGGTTCACATCGCAGTTGTTTATACTGGTCGTGTCGATGATGATGGGTTTCCGGAAATTTACCACTATCTCAATGGTAAGCGGCAAGCCGTCAGCAAGCCAGATGAGCTGTGTAAGATGAAGACGGATAATTTCACAAAGTCTGCACTCCCTGTAAGGTTTGGTGCGAGCCTCGGTCCTGGTGCCGATAGTCGGACCTTGGATGCAGACATGGATGAACTCTATCTTTTTCGCGGTATTCTTAGCGAAAAGCAGATTCAGCAATTGATGAAGACCAATCACTTGGATTTCTTTCTCGATTAA
- a CDS encoding sigma-70 family RNA polymerase sigma factor, protein MADAPIKEDAFVKLLVSHQDLIHAFVVSLMPGSSETEDVVQEVNEILWSKRDSFELGTNFKAWSLTTARFHVMTHQRKRKRDRWVVFEEEVCEAIQEEALEANMAASNKKLTHLNECISLLQAKDQELIIHRYWKKSGLSKYAQASGRSEQAIRAALYRIRIALRKCVQKKSQQANHSA, encoded by the coding sequence ATGGCGGATGCCCCGATCAAAGAAGATGCTTTTGTTAAATTGCTGGTGAGTCACCAGGATTTGATTCATGCCTTTGTGGTATCGTTGATGCCGGGCTCTTCCGAGACCGAGGATGTGGTGCAGGAGGTGAATGAAATTTTATGGTCGAAACGTGACAGCTTTGAGCTCGGAACCAATTTCAAAGCCTGGTCGCTCACCACGGCTCGCTTTCATGTCATGACACATCAGAGGAAGCGCAAGCGCGATCGTTGGGTGGTTTTTGAGGAAGAAGTTTGTGAGGCTATTCAAGAGGAAGCTCTAGAGGCGAATATGGCAGCCTCGAATAAAAAACTAACGCATCTCAATGAATGCATTAGTTTATTACAAGCCAAAGATCAGGAACTCATCATTCATCGGTATTGGAAAAAATCCGGACTGAGCAAGTATGCCCAGGCATCAGGACGTAGTGAGCAGGCGATTCGTGCTGCCCTGTATCGCATCCGTATTGCTTTGAGGAAATGTGTGCAGAAGAAATCCCAACAAGCCAATCACTCTGCATGA
- a CDS encoding sulfatase family protein, with product MIRLLTIIAAMMCSSLLAMGKTSDTRPNIVFCIADDWGWPHSPLYGDQVVKTPTLQRIAANGVLFNHAFVSSPSCTPSRNAALTGQYHWRLTSGANLWSHFPKGVQTFPLILTQHGYHVGSFRKAFGPGVDRSPSVSGKKYASVDAFFKARPKDKPFCFWFGSSDPHRSYKVGSGIKSGMDPAKVQLPPYYPDHPSVRSDICDYYFEVQRFDREVGELLDRLKQSGELDNTLVVMTGDHGWPFPRGKSNLYDIGARVPLAMQWGDKLGGKRRIDDFVSFVDFAPTFLELAGVDRPDDMSGRSLLPLLLSQKSGQVEPSRSHVIYGKERHVPCQEKGTIAAPCRAIRNHKFLYIHNFFPDRWPVGAPEAEFRSNWADCDNGPSKSYILDHRVELQSIQAYELCFAKRPQDELYDVKNDPWQIHNLAADPKHAETLKQLRTQLMQELQTTGDLRVQGKGDIYESFPYTGKNKRSKK from the coding sequence ATGATCCGACTCCTCACCATCATAGCCGCCATGATGTGCTCCAGCCTTCTGGCCATGGGCAAGACCAGTGACACCCGACCCAACATTGTCTTCTGCATTGCCGATGACTGGGGCTGGCCGCACTCACCACTCTATGGCGACCAAGTTGTCAAGACTCCGACCTTGCAGCGCATCGCCGCCAATGGGGTGCTTTTCAACCATGCCTTTGTTTCCTCACCATCCTGCACTCCCTCTCGCAATGCCGCACTCACCGGCCAATACCACTGGCGCTTGACATCCGGAGCCAATCTCTGGAGCCACTTTCCCAAAGGTGTGCAAACCTTCCCACTCATTCTCACCCAACACGGCTACCACGTCGGGTCATTCCGTAAGGCTTTTGGGCCGGGAGTCGACCGCTCACCATCCGTCTCCGGTAAAAAATACGCCTCCGTGGATGCCTTTTTCAAGGCGCGCCCGAAAGACAAACCCTTCTGCTTTTGGTTTGGCTCGTCCGACCCGCACCGCAGCTATAAAGTCGGTTCCGGTATCAAAAGCGGAATGGATCCTGCTAAAGTGCAACTCCCCCCCTACTATCCAGATCACCCGAGTGTCCGCAGTGACATCTGCGATTATTATTTCGAAGTGCAACGCTTCGATCGCGAAGTCGGGGAACTGCTCGACCGCTTAAAACAATCCGGGGAGCTCGACAACACACTGGTTGTCATGACCGGAGACCACGGTTGGCCATTCCCTCGAGGGAAAAGCAACCTCTACGACATCGGAGCCCGGGTTCCGCTCGCCATGCAATGGGGAGACAAACTCGGAGGCAAACGCCGCATCGATGACTTTGTCAGTTTTGTCGATTTTGCCCCCACCTTTCTTGAGCTCGCCGGAGTTGACCGGCCCGACGACATGAGCGGCCGCAGCTTACTCCCCCTGCTGCTCAGCCAAAAATCAGGACAGGTTGAGCCGTCCCGTAGCCATGTCATCTACGGCAAGGAGCGTCATGTCCCCTGCCAGGAAAAAGGAACGATCGCAGCCCCCTGCCGGGCCATTCGCAACCACAAATTCCTCTACATCCACAATTTCTTCCCGGACCGCTGGCCCGTCGGGGCCCCCGAAGCCGAATTCCGATCCAACTGGGCCGACTGCGATAACGGGCCAAGCAAATCGTACATTCTCGACCACCGGGTCGAGCTGCAAAGCATCCAGGCCTACGAACTTTGTTTTGCCAAGCGACCACAGGACGAGCTCTACGATGTAAAAAATGACCCATGGCAGATTCACAATCTGGCTGCAGATCCAAAACATGCCGAGACACTCAAACAACTTCGTACCCAACTCATGCAAGAGCTGCAAACCACTGGCGATCTCCGAGTGCAGGGTAAAGGAGACATCTATGAGTCATTCCCCTACACCGGTAAAAATAAACGGTCGAAAAAATAA